TTGGCAATGATCTGGAGAAGCGACGGTGTACCAGTTGGTGGAAATAACCGCGGATTGCGGGCGTGGAGGGAAGGGGTGGAGACTGATGATCCCTTGGGAGGAGCAGGTCAAGAGACGAGTTtggagaaaggaggagaagggggggaggaaacGAGCGTCAAGGAGAAAGGGGACAACGAAAGAGGCACAATCAGGAACCGATACGAAAGTGAGAGTCGGAAAGTTGGAGAGATAACGAGATTGAGTGGTTCGAGCAGCTGAGCGGAGCAGAGAGCCTGGCGAGGTAATGGGGCGCATGGGGAGACGAAAAGTCACCAGAAAGGGACGATAAGTGGGTTTGTCGTGGTCTGACGAAACACACGGAGATCAATCATCATACATAATCACGACTCTGTCCATCATCATagacatcatcatcacgaAGCACAACTAGGCTCCGATGGGAAGTGGAGTACCGGAAGGCAATTTGCCCAAAAAACGCCATAAAGAGCCTGCGGTTTCGCGagaccagaaaaaaaaaaggcagtCTCACCCGGATCCTGGTAGGTACAAACTACCTGCTCGTACTGAGCCAGTGACGAGGAACAGGACGACTACGAGTACAGTAGTCACAGGACTCGACTACTGAAGAAATTACTTTCTTATCACACATCTTCGAGGGTAGAGTAGTAGTGTACACCTTTGCATCCTCTCCCCTCGCCCTTCTCTGGAGCTTCCCAAAAGAGCGGAGCCCTCACCAGACAGCCACACCAAATGTTGGAGAATCCGAAGCGCCGACATGCTGATAGGGGAGCTCAGACAGTGGGACAGTGGAGGGCTCGTATGGGTTCTGCCATCACCCTCTCGCTCGAACCCGGTTTGTCGACCAACGAATGCCTCTCATTCCATCGGGCGACAGGTACAGGTACATGTAGTCATGAGTACCAGAAAAGGAGTAGACAACTCTATCCTGAATATGGTATCGATAGGCACCCCCAGCACCGGTGCTTCCGTACTATCGTGGTGTGGCACAATCATCGGCCAGAGAGGCCCCCGCGAGAGAGCTGCAGCCTAGGATTCGGAGACGTGGACGGGTGAGAGGCATGGACCTGGAAAACCAGCTCCCGGACCGCACCGCCACTCCATGAGTCCCGAGTCCATCCATGTTGATTTCCTATCTGAGCAAGTTGTACACAGTCGCGCAACTACCGTACCAAGACACTGCGGTGAAAGTGGAAGAAAGGCGATCGTCGGCAAAACTtctctccgcctccgcctctTGTCACCGTCGGTgtgctcttcctcgcctggTCCTCTGTGATCTATGTTTTTCCATGCTTTCACTCCCCCCATAGATCGGTGGAAGACCTCCATATTATGTTCCTCCAGGACAGATGACGTGGGAGGTGTCACTTTATCCACTCCCATATTTGGGTGGCCCTGTCCGGCTTCAGCCAGTCCTGCTTGGCTCTTTAGCTGCTTCCCTGCAAGATTGCTCGGCTTGTCGGATCACTACTAGGGACCAGGGATCAAGTCACTTGCCGGTCAGAGGTACATCCCGACACTAATTGGAACTGCCGCGGGGGCGAGCGGATCACTTCGGTCATGTACAAAGTACTTACCCCCTCGTCCTACCTGACCTGCCGTGTCGCATGTTCTTCGTCCGGGAGCTGACACGCCAGAAACACGTCTCACAAACGTGCTTCACGCGCTTCGCAGGTACTGACCCAAGTGAGGCCCGAGGCCGTACCACATCGACACTGGCCGAGGGTGCAAATTTTGAAACTGGAAAACTCTGGGTCGGAACTGCCAAGTTCTCAACCAATCCATCCGAGACAACCCCCTCAATGGAATGGATCCTGGCCCCTCTCTACTCGAAACTTAATTTCCCAATATTTTGCTTTTCTGAACACGGTCATTGGTGTCACTCGCAGCAAATCATTCAACGGGGTGTTGTCCAGTCACTAGACTGACGACAATACTCATCCACAATGGACAACACCACCACGGAATGGGACTTtgggaatttctttttttttgggccaaagaaaaaaaagcaaagaatACAGTAGAAAAAATGCCACGATATGCACCACGGCCACTGCTGGATGCAAGGTAGTTGATCCAGTCGATTCATATATTATTCCGCACGCGCAAGACGCGGTCCAATGTTCACACTAATCGACCAAGTATCTGCTCACGATGGAAATCGGAAATTGAAAATCGAAAATCTCCTGCTGCAGGCACCGACCGGATCATTTGTGAATCAACTCCTTGTTCCCTCAGCTCGGCCCCCGGGTCGAGTCCAGTACCGAGTACTGGACTGGACGTGCCTACATAGGAGCCGTCGAGGGTGTGGCCTGGTTAAACGTCAACTCGCGCTCCTGGTCTCCGACTCTGTAATCCGTAGGGGCAGTCCCTTTGAGGGGTTTTATCCCCATCCATTCTCCTCCATTCCCACCGTGCAGGGTGGACACCACACATCAGGTCGTATCGaagctgatgctgatgctcCCGCAATCACCGGGCCCCAGGAATGGCGGAGATGTGGTCGTGACACGACCATCTCACCTCCCCGAGCTGATTCTGTCTCGCTTCCTCTGTGGAccccagtctccagtctgactcttttgattttgagcTTCCACCAGAGTGCATGAACCAAGATCACAATGGGCGCACTGCCCTCGCCCAGCCTCAATCCGAATACTGGGCTGTGAGAGCACCAAGGAGACCAAGGGCTAGCGCCAATGGTGGCTGCTCCGGACGGGATGGATCGTGGACTGCGAGATCCTCCGTGTGTTTTTGATCATCCCATTTCCACAGTACCCATGCAGGGTACCCCGGCCTCGAACTTGCGGGCACTGTCTTAACCTGAGTAGCTTACTGGAGTCATCTGGGGATGAACTCTGGACGGGGGTTATCATCGATAGAGAGAGGGCTTTCTCACACTACGCCCACCCTCGTCCGACTGACTAACCTCCCTCACTCACACACGCAACCTTTTACAGATGCAGCAATAGATTTAAGCTACATCAAGTCCACTCTACACCATGCCGCAAGCCTACCAGTACTCATACGTCCTCTGAATCTGATTTTATTctctcgtttctttttttttatcatATTTTTTGTGTAGCCACAGGGCATTACCTGTACTACGAAATGATCAAAACCATCCTCACCGGGATATGTTCTATTTTCATCATTGAATGCCCGATTAGCGCCCCGGTCTGGGCAGGGCCTCGGCGCCAACGCAACGCAACGCCCATGCATGACAGTTTTTCACACGGCATTTTCCTCTGGTCGAATAATCGATGGTATCAATCAGCAATTCCCTCATGCTTGTTCTCGTCCTGCCGTCCTGACACGAGAAGAGTCCCTGAGACCCAATCAGCCTATCTACTATGCATTCCCCATATGTGTCTAATCTCAGGAATGTCGCCTCGACACAGTACCGTGGTAGGCCCTGTCCAAGGGCTTCGGGACACAACACCGCTAGGTATGTGGACGGTCTTTCAGCAGGTTGAGCCGCTGCTTCGTGGGGGACGTGAATAGATATCAAATGTAGTCCACACTCGATACTCAGCACTCAAGATGGTGTCGCTGCCTCTATGCCCACGACACTCTACATGGCGCACAGCCGAAGTACACACTTGGATCTAAAGACAGCACAGATGCATCTCGGCCTCCCCATCACCCACCACCTACCTGGAGGGAAAGCGGGCACAGATAACAAGAAGACTCTCCCCAGGGCACCGTCCCCTCCCTCCTGAGGTTCAAAAGGTAAGAAACGGGAGTGTTGTCCACCCTACCACACGTATACTCGGCGCATTCCCGTTAACCCCCACATCGCAGGGACAATTTTTCAGCCGCACGGGCGTACTGTAGCTCTAAGTAGAACCCAAGCGACCGCAGGATCCGAGCGCGGAGAATAAAGtcgtttttgtttttcttcttgccacATGATTGGAATTCAGGATCCAAATGGATCATCCCTCGCTTCCATTCGATACGGTATATGAAGATCAAATAGGAACGTTTCGCAAAAGAAGGATTTGATTCGCCAGGCGAGTCTGGAATTCCTTAGTCGGCGGTCGATAGCGGGATCATTGATAACATCGAGGTACATACATAGGTGCATTGTTGTAAATTTGAACAATTGCATACAACGAACGAAAGATGGAGACTTTGATGACAATCttagagaagaagaactgAAGATTCAAGAACCAGAGAGAACTAGAACCTTGCACAAAGAGCTGGCAGAATATTGATGGACGGGGATCCTGCTAAGTTTCGAATGTCAAGCTTATCCAATCCCACTCCCTCCACCTTGGACGAATGTGAGAGAGGTTTTGAAACGTAGCCCCAGTTTGACATTTCATTAGCTTGGCCTTCTCTCGAACGATGCTGTCAGAACAATCTTACCTTATTCCACTCGGGATCGTGAGATAACCTAAACACCGGCTTCCAGATAAGGCTAAAATTGTCAACACATGTAGTCTCTACTGTACTCCGCTATCAGACGCACAGGTGGATCTAATCAATAGCTCTGTTTTATGTTTTGGGGTTGGAGTGTTTCGTCTCAAAAATCAATCAGTCCCGGTtaagagtttttttttttggtttgtgttttttttcgtacacctcccctccctccccccccggTATTCCAGTCTTTCGAGCTACGCACTGATGCATTTAGTGCACACTAGACTCTGCTTCTCATCCGTATtccgtcatcctcatcgcaCCCACCGCCTCCTACCTTAGCATCGGTGACCAGGGGTACTGCAGGTGCCACGTCGGAGCCGCAGGGAAGGATCCGCCTGGTGCTAGAACTTTTTGTCAGTGTCTGGACGTGCGCAGACGTGGAAAAGAGTCTACAGCTCTCAGCCTCCTCAAACACGAGAAGGGGGGCGTAAGCCTACAAGCCGCCCGTCCTGTACACCCGAGTCCGAACGGGTCTAGACACACTCCTGTCTGAAAACTTTGTACATCCATTGTGGATGAAGCACACTTTATTTAAGCTCTGTATTTGAGAGACTGGAAGTATatacctaggtacctatCTGGTATCTACAGTACACGCAATCACCAGCCTTGAAGAACTTGTGTATTACATATACCTATTACCAGGTACCGAAGGATGTGTGGCAATTATGTAGGCATACTTGTCCTAAGATGGGGGAGCTAtaagatgaagaaaagggttaaaagggggggagaagaagaagagcaccGTATAGAGCCCCTCGGACCAAAGTGAGTCAACATCTCTTTGACCTGGTCAGGATGACCAACACCCATCTCGACACCGACACTCTCACTACACCATATACAACCAACCATCGGTAGCCTTGCGCCATAGCTCCACCGGGCGTCCAGCTAATAAGGCACCACGTCGTTGGCACTACGCCGCCAGATGCAGACGGTTAAGTTAGCGGTGCTCCACCTTTACGACTCCTGCATCCCGGGCGTGCAGCAGGTCGGGCCTGCCGATGAACAAGTTGGGTAAACTTTAACGAGAGCCTCATCAACGTTTTCCAGTCAAATTTCCTTTAGATAACCAAATATCTGACTAATCTTCAACAAAGCTGGTaagatggccgagttggtctaAGGCGTCAGGTTAAGGTCCACCTTAGCATAAATTCCTGATCTCGTTTACGGGGCGTGAGTTCGAATCTCACTCTTATCACTCAACTTTCTTTAcaatttttttcctttttctcttcttgatttctttttgctaaTCTTGCTTTACGCTTCCATGCTTAGTTTTTTTGTATTTACTGCTTGATataaatttttttttgcttccgGCTCGGATTCATTGGATCTTACAATGTGTCGCTatgatttgatttctctttttccggGGCGTTCCATCATTACCTCGTGGCGAATGCGATGGTGAAGGTCCAGAGCACAGTACCTTAGGTGGTTACTTTCAATATACTATCAAACGCTGATGAGTACAACAACTAACAATCACGAGTCTGGAAGCAGGTGGTTCTAGGTAGATTCATCCCGTAGGACTTATTCCATAAGACTTCAGTGACTAGGTGCTCAAGTACTACATGGACACCATTACTCGATAGGAGGGGTACTCCAAGGCTGGAGATACACACAGTAGGTATGGATGCAGATTGACGGGACGTCCACTGGCAACCTCCCCAACAGCCAAATGGACCTCGTCTACATCTACTTGGATAGTGAAATGACGTTGACTACACCTACACGGGCCTTTCACAGAGCAAAAGACCCGAGAATCATCAAATGCAGAACCGACGGCTGAGTATTTCAtttttttggtcttgtttgcttctttttttcaaggcTGATCTGGTGCACCTCACTCGCATCGCAGGGTGTACATTCTGATGAAAATCAAGCCGCCACCCTAGGCGGTGACATCCCAAGTCAACATGGACAATAATGAATCAATCGAGGGGGAATCTGAAAACACAAGGCTTCACTTCAGCATTTTGGGGATCACGTCAAGAAGCCCTGACTGGGTTCGACGGATGAGCAATCACAACAAAAACAACTCCAAAGAAGAATAACGCGTGGGTCGGACCAGTCTTCAACCTTTcggggggaagagggaaaagtaGCATCCAAATCAAGCCGCAGGCAGTCGGCTCATGTCgcccttgtccttctcaaTCCAAGAGGGATCAATCAGACGCTCACGGGCGGCGTAGAGGTGCTTGTAGGCACCCCGGATGGTACCATCACTGACATGGACAATCTGGGAGATCTCCTTGGGGGACTTTCCTTGTCCCATCAGGTGAGAGGCCATGTAGATGCATGCAGCCACGATGGACAGTGGGGAACGTCCAGCCAGAATTCCAGAGGCGGTGACTCGGTCTGACAGCTCGACCGATACACGAGGAAGAGGGTATCCAAGACGGAGCAGATTGCAGAAGCGGTTGCACATGTCACTGGGCTTGGTCGAGGTGGTGGTCTCATATACCACATTGTCCGGAGTGCCACCACTTGCAACCACGGCAGCCTTGCGAGCCTCATCGTTCTGGGTGAAGAACTTCTCCAGGGACTTGTAGATGCGGCCAATTTCCTTTCGACTGACCTTGGTGACGGCAAAGATCTCGGAAAAGGAACGGGGCACTTTACACTTGCGGCAAGCGATGAAGATGCACCCGGCAATCAAAACATCTTGCGACTTGCCCTTGAAGGCCTTGGCGTCGTCAACGGTCTTGAACAAGAATTTGGCAGTATCGGCCACATTTTTCTGAATGTTGAAGCCTTCACACATGGCGCCAATCTCCTTGTAAGCCTGCATCAGTGCCTTGTTCTGCTTGTCGTTGGACTGCTTGTTCTGGGCACGGTAAAGGTCGCGAGACCGACCGGTGGCTCCGCTCGCGATGGAGGTCTCCAGCTGATCTCCGTTCAGCAAAGGGTTGCTGGCATCACCAACACGTGACGGGTCGTCGGAGTTTTGATCATCATTCGAGAAGGTGCGCCATTCGGAGCCCATGTCGATACCTCGGTCTCCAAGAACCAAGCCGCAGCTACCGCAAGTGGTTTGGTGGGAGTCAAACTCCAGGTTGGGAGGCACTTCCTTGCACTCGCTGCAGATGACGTGCGCAGCAAGATTCTTTCTGAAGGGGACTCCAGCCACCTCAGGCTTTCTTGCGGGGGATGTcgtcgccatcttcttcacttgACCAAACTGTTCAATCCGAGCCTGACGTCGCTGGGTGATGTTTTTATGGGACACCGGTATGCGATATTTGCGGGTATAATAACGGAGGAACAGTGGTGAATACGTTTTGGCGGCTTGCGAATTATAACCGCAACTGGAAGGATAGCTCCCTCTCTGGATGGGAGGGAACCAGAAGGGACCGGAGAACGTCACGAGGTTATCTCTCTTTGCTGGTGGACTGTCACTTGTGCAGCGATGATTAGCCAAGCTTCACTGAATCCCAACCACACGAGTGGTTGGCGCTTATTCATGGCTGGTATCATTGTCTCTGCCCGTCTGCCATATCAAGCCTTCACGCGATTCCTCTGACACGAAGCACGCAAGTGGTATTACCTTGTTCGAGATGAAACTAGTCGCAGACTCGCAGCTGCTCGATCGATCACCTCTCTGCCAGAGACGTGAAGAGACCGTCCCACCGAGACGTCGCGCTTCCTCGGAGCGAAAGGATTTTCTCAAGCCTTGGCTTTGTCCGACCACGTTGAACCAGTCAAGGTCTCCGTAAGAGATATCTCACGAAAAGGGCCGCAGAACTTGACGGATCGTTGCAAATGCTGCGCGCAAAGAAGCAACAAAAAGTCGAAGCTCTCGAAGGACAGgcgaaggggaagagaagagaaggtggTGGGTTGAGAGAGCGGAAGTGAATGAAAGAATGAGGTAAGAGGGGCCCGGTCAAGGCAACCATCGAGCTatccagaagaagatgaggaccGCCCAGATTTGTAAATCCAAAGTCACGTGGGTGGAAGGCCGACTGTGCTACGGTTTTCTCACAAAGAGTCCAAGTTCACCAGTTGGTGACGCGGGCGGGACACTGGAGCGGGTCGGATGACTCAGCGCCAAGCCGCGATCCCGAAGAGAAGTCGTTTGCAACCTCAACTTGCACGGAGACCGGCCCAGTTCCATCCAGTCGAGACACTAACCCCCCTCTTCACTCGCCCCATCTCCAAACACCTTCCGTCAAGATGATGTCCCAGTCGCTCCGGGCTTCGGTGAGCTCAAATCTGTCACGAAGTGCCTCTCTGGACCTGTCTAACCCGCAGTAACCAGCGCTCCCTTCTCACCCGTGCCGCTCGGCAACAGGCTCCCGTCGCTGCTCGCCGCACCTTCCTGACTTCCACTGTCCGTCGCGGTATGTCCTCGCTTCCGTGAATCCCAGTGGCCTGTCGTCTGCATCGAAACATACATCCGCCTCGAATCCTACCACTAACTTCGCATAACCCTTCCTTTAGCCGACCAGGTTCAGGAACTCTACCTGCGTGAGCTTAAGGCCTACAAGCCTACTCCCGTGAAGCCCAGCGATGCCGAGGGCAACGTTCAGACCTTCAACCTCCCCAAggctcccccctcccccgaggAGGCCAACCTCGCCAGTGAGCTGTCCGCATACGAAGCCCAgcaggtcgaggtcgagggtCAGTCCGCCGCCGGCGAGGCTGCCCCCGCCGAGGAGAGCTGgttcgaggaagatgaggaggaggccgCTGCTGCCCACTAAATACGCCtcaccttttcttttggcagGGTCTGGGGAAATATGAGGGGACGTGCATGCATTTGGCATCCTAAGTTTGGGCCGCCTCCTCGGGTTCTAGCGCCTGTAAATTAGACCACTTCTGAAATGTTgagcttttcttttgattccACGAAGAATATTCTCACGCTTTTTGCGGTGTTGCTCTTGACAATCAAATGCTACGTGCAAATGGTCCCGTCCGGCCCCTGCGCATCGATGCTTGGGAATGCAATTCGGCATTAAAGTCCTCCGGCATGCAACCTGGACTGAAGCGGAGAAGCATATGCATTTGCACAAAGCTACAATGTATCTCGAGTCAAGGTCTCAGATACGACTATTTAGTGTCTAGGAATCTCAATGTAAAACCGGACTGGCCGGTATGGGGTTCGCTTGACGAGAGGGCTGTCAGCATCCCTCCCCACTAAGTACGCGCTAACTCAAGACAGATTCCGTGACCTTTATATTACAGTCCAGTGATCCTAGATGAGCTCTTGTGCCACCTTTTCGTGAACGCAATGGCATTGTTTTGGCGCGAAAGAACTCAAGCGGGCCAAGGACCATCATGTGCGGGAGTATACACGAAGGTGAAGAGAAAAGGGCTGGGGGAGGTAAAGAAGAAATGTTACCGGTGAAACAAGAATCCAAATGCTATTTCGTCTAAGTGAGATGTCTACTAGGGTGCTCTCCTCACCCTTCATGATCATAAATTTCCAACATCATCGCTACAAGAGGCTACGAAAGACTATGTCAACCCTCAACTTCAGGGTGGCTCACGAAAAATCGGGTTGGTTGCTGATGGCACAATAGCCGAGTCTTGCAGAGTGCAAGGCAGAAAAATACTGGAATGAATTAGGGGTAAAAGGACACGCACAAGAAAGGCGCAACACAGGAGATCCATCTACGCGGTCTCATCCACAGGAGGAGCGCTGGTGCCACTTTCGGTCGCCTTCTTGGCGCTAGCGGATGCAGACAGGTCCTCAAGAGCCTCCCCTAGCTTAGCGGAGATAGACCCCTGTGCGGCCGAGGGCTCAGCGCCAGGCTGAGCTGAGTTCACCTCGACATCCGCGTCCTGCGATCCCTGCTGGGGTTCCGCCAAGGTCTCACCCGTGGTTGACGCTGGAGTTTCTGTCGGGGTCTGAGGCTCTACCATATCGGCTTTGGGGGGCTCGATGTTTTCAGAGGGAAGCTCACGAGGGACAGATGCACCATCCAGGGCGGGATCAGCGGACTCTCCGGCAGTATTCTTGGCAAGCTGAGGGGCCATGGGAATATCGGATGAAGCAAGAGTCTTGGTTGAAGGGATATCAGGCTTGGTATCCCCGCTGCCCACGGTCAGATTACCGTCCTCGCCGACGGACCAGACGTTCCAAGTCTCCGTGATCTTAATCTCGGGGATAGTCGGTAGTCTGGCATTGGTATTCTCTCCGGCAGGCTTCCGCCGCGCTGGGCCGCGGGCTCGGCCCTTGCGCGCATCACTGAGCGGCTGCTTCTCCGCCGGTGCCTCGGGCTCCTTTTCCTGGGGCTTGGGCTGCGGAGGGCCCATTTGAAGGCGTGAATTAAGATCAGTCAGGAAGCCAGCTTTGAGGGCTGCAATTTTACTGCCAACAGGGCGAGCGGGGACCGTTGGCTTGGGCTTGGCTGCTGCACTAGGCTCTGCTGTCGGCTGAGCGCTGGACCGATTCGGTCTCGCCGGGATCTGCGGCTTGGGGCGATCCGGAATGACTGGTGCCTGACGTTTCTCAGTGGGGGATGTTTCAGGAACCTGCTTCTGAGGGCGCGGAGGAATGGAGGGCCGCGACGGCACTTCAGGACTTTTGATCTCTTCCGTGGCCGGCTCGACGGTGGTCACCAGGCGCTGACTGTCTGGAACATCTTCCCAGATATCCTGGCTCGGGAAGCGCTGCTTCACGATATCGGGCCGCGAGGGGGTCTTATCATTTCCTTGCAGAATTTGGCGTGCCACTTCGTGCGAATCGATTTTGGGGGCCTGGGTCTTTCGGGCCGCCTCCTGTTCGGGGGTTTCGAAAAGCTCAGATGAGTCAGATTTGGGGAGATCAGGGGTCGAGACCGTGGCATGAAGCTGCAGACTGTTAGGCGTGTCCTCCCAGAGATCCTCACTAGGGAACCTGTGCTTCAGCAAATCGGCGCGGTTCTTGAAGCGTTCGGTGGCCGACAGGGATCGGGGCTTCTTCGCATCGCCTTCCTCGGGGAAAAGAGGCTCGTActcctccacatcttcgAGCGGGGTCGATTGATCCTCGTGAAGGTCACGGGAGTCGTAGCGGGCCAGCATGGGGACGCCCTGTCCGACAGCGGATCGGCTGTTGGAACGGCTGTGTGAGTGACTTGGGGGGCGGCTGCGTTCCTCGTCGAAGCTTCCGCGATGTTCAATGGTGGGACTGATCGCAGGATGCAGGTAAGCAGACTCGGGACGAACTTCGTCGGCGGCCAAGATGGGCTCATTTTCTTCAGCTTGGTGCTGCGTAGTGGGCGTCTCGGTATAGAGCACCGGGGTCGCAGCAAATCCGTCCGGGTGATGAATGGGGTGCATCGGGTCATCAACATGGATCACTTCGCTTTCCGGACGCTGACCTCGAGAGCTGCTTCGAGCATGGCGCAAAGGGGAGGCCGGAGCCTTGGGCTCAATCTCGGATGCGGGGAAAGTCATCCGTCGAAGAGGGGATTCCGCGACATGCTGATGCTCGCGGCGAGTGTCGGGCTCGGGAGTGGCCATGCGATGCGTGTACTCGTCCGAGGCCAGATACCCAACTTCCTCGTTTGGTGTGCTTGCAATCGCGGGCGACGTGCCTGCACCAGAAAGCAGAAAAATCAGTTCCTCATTCCACGTGCAACGGTCATACCAGGTTGAACTTACCAATCCCAGAGCCAGAACGGCTTGGTCCGTGGACAATCTTGTTCAGATCGTCGCTACTCAGGGCCCAGTCGGGTCGAGGAGTGCCCACACCAGGGCCATACTGACCCTCTTCTTTGACAAACTCATCAGGATGCTTTTCGTACCAGGCTTTTTCAAACTTGTCGTTGTGGTGAACACCATGGCCATGCAGACCGTAACTGCCAGGAGGCAAAGACGAATCACGAGCACTGCGGCTGCGGTGATGGTTACGACCTTGTCGCGGAGTCCCGTGCTCAAGATAAGGACTCGGAGAAGGTGCCTGGACATCTCCAGCATTGGGGTACATTGGAACTCGGAAGCCCTGCTCCTCGCCAAAATGTGCAGAAAGCCGGCGATCTGAGGCTGCCGACTCTGGGCGAGAGCCGCTGGCCCGAGAATTGGATGTACGACGAGCACGATCATGCTCATCCATTGCAGGGGAGTCCAGGCTCTCGCGGCCCAATCCAGCCGCGGCCGCCTGTCGAGAATCCGTGCGGGTGACCGCCTGTACTTTGGCTTTAGCACTTGAAATGGGCAAAGACGGGCGCGGTGCATGAATTTTGAGGTCATTGCTAACGTTACGAGTCTCTGTCGGTGCCGGATGGTGGCTGTCGGTCATGGTTCCAACATTGAGATCGGCATATTCAATACCCTCCTCACCAATGGAAGGTATTGTGACACTGGGTGGGCGTGCAGGGAGATCATTCGATGTCGTGCGGACCATACTCGGACCATTCCACTCGTTGAATGGAGACGGCGCATAGCTGTCTCGCATAGGGGAGACAGATCGGTCTGAGCGGCGATTG
The nucleotide sequence above comes from Penicillium oxalicum strain HP7-1 chromosome II, whole genome shotgun sequence. Encoded proteins:
- a CDS encoding Transcription initiation factor IIB yields the protein MATTSPARKPEVAGVPFRKNLAAHVICSECKEVPPNLEFDSHQTTCGSCGLVLGDRGIDMGSEWRTFSNDDQNSDDPSRVGDASNPLLNGDQLETSIASGATGRSRDLYRAQNKQSNDKQNKALMQAYKEIGAMCEGFNIQKNVADTAKFLFKTVDDAKAFKGKSQDVLIAGCIFIACRKCKVPRSFSEIFAVTKVSRKEIGRIYKSLEKFFTQNDEARKAAVVASGGTPDNVVYETTTSTKPSDMCNRFCNLLRLGYPLPRVSVELSDRVTASGILAGRSPLSIVAACIYMASHLMGQGKSPKEISQIVHVSDGTIRGAYKHLYAARERLIDPSWIEKDKGDMSRLPAA